GGCAAATAGCATTGTCCTCGGTTTTGCGAACTAATCCTATCAGTAATGGGGTGGTCCATACATCCTCGAAGGTTCTGCCTTTAGGAAATTCTATATGGTCAAAGAGATGGCGCTTATAGATTTTGTTCCAGGCATAGGTATGGTGATATCCTTTTTCTTCTAACCAGTATTCCAGGGGATGGGTATATTCACGTGGCGTGAAGTTCAGTTCCGTTTGCCTGTTCTTGTTGCCATATCTTTCCAGAACAGGATATTCCAGAATATCTACGTGTGGATGTTCCTGTAGTTCTTTCATCAGTTTTTCCAAGGTATTATCCACAATCGTATCATCGCTATCCACAAAGGTGATGTAATCTCCTTGTGCTTGTTTTATACCCCTGTTGCGAGCATCGCTCAATCCTCCGTTTTCTTTGTGAATAACGAGGATATTCTTATTTCTTGCAGCATATTCATCGCAGAGGCGGGGGCACTCGTCGGGCGATCCATCGTCAACGAGAATCATCTCGTAGTCGGTGAATGATTGGCACAAGATACTCTCCAAGCATCTGGAGAGTGTATCCTGGGTGCGATAGACTGGTATGATAATGCTTAGTTTCATGCCTACAAAAGTACAAAAATATAATGAGATATCAAAGCAATCAGACCTTTTTATTTAATTTGATAGCAGATATGGCTACAGCTGCCATCATAAAAATGAAAGGCATAAAAGGGCCAGGGAGTTTAACTATAGGAGCTATTTTCATATTTCTTTCCTATTGTAAAAGGTAAATATCTGTAAATGAACCATGTTAGGATGGTTGTTATTATATATACGGTGATGAATGCTGCTATTACGTATAGATAGTTGCCATGATAGCTTAGTCCTATCTTTTCGAATATTCTGCTTATAATGAGTGGCACGCCTCCACATAGAAAATAGTAAACCAGGGAATGCGAACCTGTCCATTCCAGCCATTTGCAAGGTGGAAGTCTTTTAAATATTTGTACCATCAGCACACTGCATAAGAGTATATCCAGTAAGAATATCGGATAGTTGTTGATGGATATCGGCCATATCAGCATATTGACATTGTTCATGTTTTCATATATTTTGATGCAGATAAGAAGAATGGTACATATCGGTATGTATGTTATGCGATTGATGATATAAACTTCTTTTTCATGTTTGTGGTAAGTGTATCCTATCAAGAGAAATAGCAAAGCTTGCATGCTGTTGTCTAGTTGCCAAGGATAAGGTTGTTGCCCTTGGGATAAGTAGATGGAAAAGCCAAATCCCATGATGCCGACGCAGAACAAAGCCAGGTCTTTTCCTCTAGCTATCCAGATTGTTACGGCAAAGATAGTTTCGGATAGGCAAAGGGCTGCTATGAACCAGGAAGCCTGCCCAAGAATGATTTGCTCGCAGATATTCATGATGTTGATTTCGTTGCCATGTACAAGGTCCTTGGGAAGCGAGATGAGGGCAGAAAAGATGAAATAGGGGAGCAATAACGTTTGGGCGATAGATTTCATCTTTTTTCTGATATCAAAACCATTTTCCTTATACATTAGATAGCCTGAAAGCATAAAGAAAATGGTGAGAGCGTTTACTACATAGGCATTGTAATCAATGATATTAATGCCTGTGTAGTAAATCTCTGTATGGTCGAGGAGGATTGCAAGCATGCAAATGCCTCGCAGTAAGTCTATCCAATGTTTTCTTTGTCGAGTCATGGATGCACTTTTCTTGTTTTATTTGACGATTGCTATTTTGCAGACAGTACCTTTGCTGCCGTCGCTAGTAGCTGTTTCTACCATATAGATGCCACTTGCCACCTTTTGACCTTTCAGGTCCTTGCCGTTCCAAGTGTAGGTACCGCCGTTGCTTCTGCCCTGGTTTATAAGGATGCCATTGGTTGTAACTATTTTTATATCTGCATCGAAAGATAGGCCGGTGATGGTGATAAGACCCGTGTA
The Segatella copri DNA segment above includes these coding regions:
- a CDS encoding acyltransferase family protein; protein product: MTRQRKHWIDLLRGICMLAILLDHTEIYYTGINIIDYNAYVVNALTIFFMLSGYLMYKENGFDIRKKMKSIAQTLLLPYFIFSALISLPKDLVHGNEINIMNICEQIILGQASWFIAALCLSETIFAVTIWIARGKDLALFCVGIMGFGFSIYLSQGQQPYPWQLDNSMQALLFLLIGYTYHKHEKEVYIINRITYIPICTILLICIKIYENMNNVNMLIWPISINNYPIFLLDILLCSVLMVQIFKRLPPCKWLEWTGSHSLVYYFLCGGVPLIISRIFEKIGLSYHGNYLYVIAAFITVYIITTILTWFIYRYLPFTIGKKYENSSYS
- a CDS encoding glycosyltransferase family 2 protein, with the translated sequence MKLSIIIPVYRTQDTLSRCLESILCQSFTDYEMILVDDGSPDECPRLCDEYAARNKNILVIHKENGGLSDARNRGIKQAQGDYITFVDSDDTIVDNTLEKLMKELQEHPHVDILEYPVLERYGNKNRQTELNFTPREYTHPLEYWLEEKGYHHTYAWNKIYKRHLFDHIEFPKGRTFEDVWTTPLLIGLVRKTEDNAICQQEMNKANDYPIIRMTNVGKYIYHWNNQGITAKAKYKDLKSLYDGHIRVWNSMMKSIRENTRFQEKYDYQILEYMAQILNIMLDLYETSGKYESNPPLVEYLKIIHNKHKRSKRHQENRYTPNTGNTIAIPLKLKLLNILGYQQLCKLNKFIHQIIRLSKTLKLHW